The genomic segment CGCGCGAGGCCGTCGCGGGCGCTGGCGCCGAGCGAGAGCGCGTCCTTCAGCGCCTCAGCCAGAGCTGCGGCATCGCCGGGCGGCACCCGCCAGCCGGTGCGCTGGCCGAGTTCGACATCGGGGGGCGCCAGCACGGTCTCGGGCACGGCGCCGAGATCGGAGACGACCACCGGAATGCCGAGCGCCTGCGCCTCGACCGCCGAGCGGCCGAACGCTTCCGGCTCCACCGAGGGGACCGCGACGACGGAAGCCGCGCGGAAGGCCGCAGGCATGTCGGTGCAATGGCCGACCCGGCGCACGATGCCCGACAGGCCGCGCGTCTCGATCAGCGCGTCGAGTTCGCGCTCATAGGCAGTGCGTCCCTGCGGATCGCCCGCGAGCACGACGGCGAAGTCGGTAAGGCCGAGTTCGCGCAGGCGCGCGGCGGCCTCGATCAGCACCCGCTGGCCCTTCCAGGCGGTGAGCCGGGCGGCGAGCAGCACGACCCGCTCGTGCGGCGCCACGTTCCAGGCCCGGCGAAGGCTCTCGACCCGTGCCGCCGCGACCGCCGAGGGTGTGAACGCCGCCAGATCCGTGCCGCGGTGGATCACGCTGATCCGGCCGCCGGCTTGGTCGGGATGGGTCCGGCGGATCAGGTCGGCGGTGTAGTGCGAGTTGGCGATCACGACATCGCCCCGCGCCATCACCGAATTGTACAGAACCTTGACGCTGGTCCGGCCCGAATAGCTGCCGTGATAGGTCGTCACGAAGGGCAGCTTCAGCCGGCGCGCGGCGCCAAGCGCGACCCAGGCCGGGGCGCGGGAGCGGGCGTGCAGGATCTGTACGTTCTCGCGGCGGCAGAGCCGGGCGAGGCGCTCGACGTTGAGCGCCATGGCGAACGGGTTCTTGGTGTTGGCCGGGAACGGCACCCAGATCCCGCCCTTGGCCTGCAACTCGCCGACGAGCCGCCCGCCCTCCGTGGCCACCAGCGGCCGCGCGCCGGCCTCGGCGAGGGCGGCCGCGACGTCAACGGTGGTGCGCTCGGCGCCCCGCCTCGAGCGCCGGGATGATCTGCAGCACCGTGACGCCCGCCAACGGCGAAGCCTCGGACAACTGCACCGGGCCGCCGGACAGGCTGCCTCCGCTCATCGCGTCACCCGTGCCGGGACGGTCGCTTGGGATTGGGTCATGAGGTAAGGATTGTCCCCGCGGCTTTACGGTTCGGTAAACGAAGCGTCGCCGAGTTGTTTCAGAATCACAGGATTTCCGCGCCAGTGAGCGATCCGGAGACTTCGCCGGGCGAATTGCCCCTCGTGACGCTCGATATCGAAGGCCCCTTCCCGCGCCGGCTGGCGGTGCGGGTTCGCGAGGGCGAGGGACCGCCCGTGGTCTGGCTCGGCGGCTTCCGCTCCGACATGCGGGCGACGAAGGCCGCCGCCCTCGACGCCTGGGCTGCGCAGAACGCCCGGCGCATGGTGCGATTCGACTATTCCGGACACGGCGAGTCGGAGGGGCGCTTCGAGGACGGCACCATCTCCGACTGGCTCGCCGACGCCTGCGCCGTCATCGACCGCTACGCCAACGAGCGGCCGATCCTCGTCGGCTCCTCCATGGGCGGTTGGATCGCCTGTCTCGTCGCCCGCGAGCGGGCGCGGCGCGGGGCGGATCTCGGCGGAATGGTGTTGATCGCCCCCGCCCTCGACTTCACCGAGGCGCTGATGTGGGACGCCTTCCCGCCCGAGGTCCGGCAGACCCTGGAGCGCGACGGCGTGTGGTATCGGGAGACGCCCTATGCCCCGAAGCCCGACCCGATCCGCATGGCGCTGATCGAGGACGGGCGACGTCACCTGCTGCTGGATGCAAGCCTGGAGCTGGGCTGCCCGGTGCACATCCTTCAGGGCATGGCCGATCCGGACGTGCCCTATCCGCATGCCCTGCGGATTCTTGAGCGCCTGCCCGCGCAGGGTACGCGGCTGACACTGATCAAGGATGGCGACCACCGCCTGTCGCGGCCCGAGGATATCGACCTCCTCGTGCGCACGGTCGCGGCGATGGCCTGATGCGCCCCCGCCGAGCGGCGGGGAGACGGCTCTAGTGCAGGCTCACCGGGAAGAGCTGGTGGGCCATGGCGTTCGCCACGGCGACCTCGCGGGAATCCGTCAGCAGGATCGGCGCGCCGCTCGCGGAGAGCAGGGCGAACAGGTCGAGTCCGGGGGTCATCTCCGGGGCCTGCGGGAACAGGCTACGCACCTCGTCCGAACGGATCGGGCGGACATAGGCGATGTGCCCCTCGCCGAGTGCGGCGAACTCCGCCGGGTCGATGGCGGGGTTGGCGGTCGTGTCGATGGTCAGGTCGGTTGTGGCCGTGGTCATGGAATGCCCTCCTTCCGAGGCAGAGCGTTGAACCGGATATGGTCCTGCACATCGGCAGCGACAAATCCGGGATGGGGTGGAGGCCCGAGAGACGGGCGACGCAGCCTGCGATGCATCGACGCGGCTCAGTCGCATCGTCCGTAGGCTGCGTAGGTCAGGGTCGCCGTTCAGGATCACGGATCCTTGGCGGCGATCGCGATCTTGCGCACGATGCGCTCCGGCTCCGGCCGTGCGAGATCGATCGCCAGCAGCCCGTTCGACAGCTCCGCGCCCAAGACCTCCATGCCGTCGGCAAGGAGGAAGGCCCGCTGAAACTGCCGCGCCGCGATGCCGCGGTGCAGGTAGTGACGGGACTTGTCGTCGACCTGCCGCCCCCGCACGACCAGTTGATTTTCCTCCAAGGAGACGTCGAGCTGATCCTGCGTAAAGCCGGCCACCGCGAGCGTGATACGCAAGCGTCCGGGCTCGCGTTCGCTGCGGGTGACACGTTCGATGTTGTAGGGCGGATATCCGTCGCTGGCGGCCTTCGAGACACGATCGAGTGCCTGCTCGATCTCGTCGAAGCCGAGCAGGAATGGGTACCCGAACGGGGACGGCCGCGTCATCGTCGCTCAAACCTCCGGCAAGGCCCTGGGGGATCGAACGGCGTCGAGCCCTTGGCGGCACCTTGCGGTCTCGAGCCCGCCTCGCGGCAGCGCTCTTGAGACGGGATATGGAAAGCGGGCTGATGCCGATCAAGGGTGGTCAGCCATGCGGTCGGCGAAGCGCGGAGAACGGCAATTCGGGACAAACCGGCAATTACGCCGGGACAAATGAGAAATCCCAGTTCGCTTGCCTGCCTTCTCCAATAGTTTGGAATTGCTCTGAAATTCTTTGCAAACCTTGATCGGTACCCTGCTTGTCGGATAGGCACGCCCGGAAACGTACACGGTGCTGTGACGAGCGCCGGACGTGACCTTTGCTGTATCCGCACATCGCCATGCGGTGGAGATCGCGTCACGGTGGTCTCGACCCGGACGACGGCGCCTCTTGGCACCGTCGAAACCATGGCGAAGCGAATGTCGGCGGGACAGCGGCAGTCCTTCGGCCTTCGGGTCAAGCGGCCCGCTCCGGATCTCCGGGGCGGCGCGAGATTGGGGAGATGAGATCGTCGTGATTCAGGAAGGCTGGGGAATGAGCGATGCAGGGCCGGGACGCGGCGGGATCGGGGGACGCCTCCTCGCGGGTGCCGTCCTCGCCGCAGCGCTGATCACCGCGATCCCCGTCGCGATGGCACAGGACGCGACGCCGCCGGCCAAATCGGACGCTCCTGCCCTGAAGATCGAACTGAACCGGCTCGAGCCCGCGGGCGAGGCCTGCCGCACTTACATGCTCGTCGACAACAGCCGCGGACCCGCGCTGAAGTCGCTCAAGGTCGATCTGTTCGCCTTCGACACTGAGGGCGTTGCCCAGAAGCGCCTCGCCGTCGAGCTGGGCCCGGTCCAAGAGAAGAAGACCGTGGTGCGGCTCTTCGATTTCGCCGGCCTCGCCTGCCCGAAAATCGGCCGCCTTCTGCTCAACGACGTGCTCGCCTGCGAGGGCGGTGACGCCACCCGCGAGACCTGCCTGGAGCGGATCGAGCCCGCCACCAAGACATCGGCCGCCTTCGATCGCTGAGGCCGGCCACGGCCGTCCCACCGGTTCGACCGGGTGCGACGGACGCCTATTGGAGCCACGAGGAGTCACACATGGATCCGACGTCCGTGCCCGCCGAGGCGGTCGCTGCAGCCCACGACATGTCGTTCATCGGTCTGTTCCTTCAGGCCGACCCGATCGTCAAAAGCGTGATGATTCTCCTCGTGGTGGCCTCGCTCGCCTGCTGGACCGTCGTCTTCGAGAAGATCGTGCGCCTCTCCGCCGCCAAGCGGCAGGCCAAGGCCTTCGATGCGATGGTCCGCTCGGAGGGCACCATCGATACCGGGCAGAAGGGCATCGCCGGCCACGTGGTCAAGGCGGGGCTCGACGCGTGGCGCGACCAGGATCCGAGCGAGAGCCGGGCCGAGCGCCGCGAGCGGATCGAGCGGGCGATGAAGGGCGCGCTTAGCCTGGAGGTGAAGCGTCTCCAGGGCGGGCTGCCGCTGCTGGCGACCTCCGGCTCCACCGCCCCCCTTCGTCGGCCTGTTCGGCACGGTCTGGGGCATCATGAACTCGTTCTCGTCGATCGCGAAGAGCCAGGACACCAGCCTCGCGGTGGTGGCGCCCGGCATCGCGGAGGCTCTGTTCGCCACCGCCATCGGCCTCGTCGTCGCGATCCCGGCAGTGATGGCCTACAACAAGCTCTCCGGCGACGTCGCCCGCATCCAGTCGAGCTTCGTCTCCTGCATCTCGGTGCTCGGCAACCGCCTTGCCCGTGATCGCGGCCCCCACGCCCGGGCCGCGGCGGCCGAGTAATCCGCTTCTTCGCCGACCCCCTGAAACCTTCGCGGCGCCCGCCTCAGCTCGGCGGGCGGCCGCCGACACCCGGAAGGGCGAAGCCATGGCCATGGGAACCGCGCGTTCGGCGAGCGACGACGAGGACGGCCTCGACGCGACGCCGATGTCCGAGATCAACGTCACGCCGATGGTCGACGTGATGCTGGTGCTGCTGATCATCTTCATGGTGGCCGCGCCGCTGATGACGACGGGCGTGCCGGTGCAACTGCCGAAGACGACCGCCGCCAAGGTGGCGCAGTCGCAGAAGCCGCTCGAAGTCTCCATCGACAAGGACGGCAATCCGTTCATCGCCAAGGACGGCTTCACGCCGGAGACGATCCTGCCGCGCCTGAAGCAGCTCAGGGCGGAGAACCCGGATCAGGTCGTGCTCGTGCGCGGCGACCGGGAGGTGCCCTACGGCCGGATCATGGAGGTGATGGGCCTCGTCGGTCAGGCGGGCTTCACCAAGGTCTCGCTGATTGCCCAATCGGCGGGTGGCGCGCCGGCCCCAGGGACGCCCCGTTAAGCCGATGGCCGCTCCCAAGCCAGCTCCGAAGGCCGCCCCCATGCCGCCGATGCAGGCCCCGACATCTGCCCCGATGCCGGCTCCCGTGCCCGCTTACGCTGGGCAGGGGTTGCCCTCGGGCCCGTCCGAGGGAGGCGGCCAGGGGCGCCTCGCGGCCGCCTTCGCCCTGGCCCTGGCCCTGCACGCCGCGGGGCTGATCGGCATCACCTATCTGCATCTGACACCGCCCGCGCCCCCGGGCGAGCAGGAGATCACCATCGATCTCGCGCCGCAGATGGCGGAGGCCGAGACCCAGGCCCCCGCCCAGACGGCGCAGTCCGAGGCGATCCCCGAGGAGGCCAAGCCCGAGGGCGAGCCGGAGACGGCCGAGCCGGTCGAGACCCCGGACGAGGTGAAGCCCCCGCCTCCCCCCGAGATGACGGAGGTGATGCCGGAGGAGGTACAGCCGCCGCCTCCGCCGCCGGAAGCCGTCACGGAGGTTCCGCCCGACACGCTGCCCCCGCCGCCCGAGGAGCAGATCATCGCCTCCGAGGCGCAGGAGGCGGAGCCGCTGGCGCCGCCCCCGCCCGTGGTGGCGAAGGTGCCGGAGCGGCCTAAGCCCGATCCCAAGATCGAGGAGCGCCGCAAGGCCGCCCTGGAGAAGAAGCGCGAGGCCGAGCGCGAGGCACGCCGCCAGGAGATCCTCGAGAAGAAGCGCGAGGAGGCGCAGAAGGAAGCGCGGATCAAGGCCGCCAAGGCGAAGGCGGAGCGCGATGCCGCCCGGCGTGCCCAGGCCGCGCAGGCGGGCAATGCGCAGCGCAACTCCGCCGCCACCTCGCGTCAGAGCGCGACGGGCACGGCCGCCGCGGCGAGCGATCCCAACGCCATGGCCGCCTGGAAGGGCTCCATCGCCGCGACGATCCGTGGCCGGATGAACCGCGAGGCCGCGGCCGGCACCAGCGGCGGCGTCGCGACCGTGCGGTTCACCGTGAGCCGCTCCGGCGCGGTGAGCGGCGCGGCCGTGACCGGCAGCAGCGGGGTCGGCGCCATCGACAGCGCCGCGCTCGCGGCGGTGCGCGGCGGCCTGCCGCCCGCCCCCGCCGGGGTGACGCAGCCGAGCCTCGCCGTCACCGTGCCGCTGCGCTTCAGCCCTGGGCGTTAGGCCGGCATCGTTCTCCCGTCCGCCGCGTTGTCCCGCTCACACCGGACAGCGCGGCGGATGACCACCTTCTTCACGAGTGACACGCATTTCGGCGACCCCCGGATCCTGCGGATCGACAGGCGCCCCTTTCCAGATCTGCCGGCCCATGACGCGGCCCTGGTCGAGACCTGGAACGCCGTCGTCGGGCCGGACGACACCGTCTGGCATCTCGGCGACTTCGCCCTCGGCCCTCCCCCGGAGCGCATCGCGGCCCTGCTCGGCGCGCTCAACGGCCACAAGCACCTCATCGTCGGCAACAATGACGGCCCCGCCACCCTCTCGGCGCCCGGCTGGACCTCGGTGGCGCATTACGCGGAGACCGAAGTCGAGGGCCGCCGGCTCGTGCTGTGCCACTACGCCTTCCGGACCTGGAATGGCCTCGGCCGCGGCGCGATCAACCTGCACGGCCATTCCCACGGCCGGCTCAAGCCAATTCCGCGACAATACGATGTGGGCGTCGATGCGCAGGGCTTAGCGCCGGTCACCCTCGACCAGATTCTCGTCTCGCGCCGCGGGCGTGTGTCGGAGACGGCGCGCCGAAACCGCGCCGGGCCGGATCTCGGTCGCAAGGCTTCCGCCGAGGGATAGGGGTGTCGATCGAATCCCAGTGCGCCGAATGTTCCACCAAGAATCGTCGAGGAAGCCTCCAAGAATCTTGGCAGATCCCGCGGGCGAGTTTCGGAACCATCGGCTTAGCGTCACCGTTCAGAAGCCAAGACGGACGGCAACGTCGCGGCAGGATCAGTGAAGACACTGAGACGCCTGTGTGTTGAGCGCTCCTTAACCTTTTCACGACTTCTGTCGAACAGCTTCGGTCTGCCCCATGCGTCACCTCATGCGACACACCGTTTTCGCCGGCCTTGCGGCCTCCCTCGTCGGCGTCTCTCTCGTTTCCTCCGCGCTCGCGGCCCCCGGCTGCCTCGATGGCCGCCGGAAGATCCAAGAAGCCAGCGCGCTGCGCTATCAGGCGCGCCAGGAAGCGCGTCTCGGCAATCACGACCGGGTTTGCGACACCCTCGACGAGATCGGCGACCGCTACCACGAGGCGCAGGACGCCTTCGAGGATTGCGGGGCCGACATCGTCTCGATCGATCTGCGCAGCGAACTCCGGTCCCTGCGCGCGGCCAAGCAGGTCAACCGCTGCGACTGACCGGGGCTGACCCGCGCCCCGCGGGTCGAAGCTGCCTGTAACTCGATGCTGCGAAAGCCGGATCCGTCCGCGGGCCGGCGTGTGGTCCCGCACCGCCAAGCGTCACCGTGAAGCGCAGGTCTATCGCAACGAAACCGATCGCTTCGCGCCGGAAAACTCCTCTCCTCCTTTTAGGGTCTTGCCATGATCGCCACCGACAACGCCCTCCGTCAGCCCGCCGCCGAAACGCGGACCGGTCCCTCGTTCGCCGCGGCCCTGTTCGGCTTCCTCGGCAGCACTGTTGCGACGACGATGGTGATGTTCCTGCTCAGCAGCAGCGTCTGACACCGCTTCCGCTCGGTGAGAGCGGCATCAGGACGGCGCGGCGCTCGCGTGAAACACGCCATCGCGCCCGGCGAAGCGAACGCCCAGGTTTCGTGAGGTCTGTCTCAAGGAGTTGAGGCCCGCCTCAGGGGGCGACCGACCAGAGGCGGCTACGCGAGAACAGCATCTCCGGATTGCCGACTTGGTTCGCCGTCTTCGGCACCGGGCAGCGGGGCGTCTCGGGGCGGGGTGCGACGACGACCGCCGCCTGAGCGGGCGGCACGAGGCCGAGCCGCACTTGGACCGCCGGGTGCCGCGCAGCGGTGATGGTGACGACGCCGGCGATGATGCAGCCAGCCATCAATCCGAGAAAGAAGTTCGTCATCTGAAACGGGTTCCGGACCCGATGCGGCACGGACTGGCCTCAACGGCCGCCACGCCGAAGCACTCACCCGCTTTCGGGGCGCCAATGGGGCAGATTGCTCGCATACCGGCTTTTAACAAAAACGATGCATTGATTCGCCTGCGATCGGCCGAGGGCGGCGCAGGGAGAACACCAACAATGCAGTACGCGGCCAATGCCTATGCGAAGGCTTCGCGCGTGGCGCTCTCCCCTCGAGAAGCCGAGGCGGCCGTTCTGCTGAAGGCCGCCGGCCGTCTCCAGTCCCTCGGCTCACAGGTCGAGGCGGGGCCGGCTCTCAACGACGCGCTGACGTTCAACCAGCGTGTCTGGACGATCCTGGCCTCCGCCGCGACCGAGCCGAGCAGCCCGCTCCCCGTCGAGGTCCGCACCAGCATGGCGCAGCTCTCGGCCTACGTGTTCCATACGATCCTGGACACGATGATCGAGCCGACGGCGCAGAAGATCGAGTCGCTGGTCTCGCTCAACAACCACATCGCCGCGGGGCTTCAGGGCGACGCCGGGCCGGGGGCGTAAACGCTGGCTGACCGCACGCCGAATCGAATCAGAGCCGCCGAATAGCCTCGCCTTCGGCGGCGACGTGCTGTCCGGGCGTTATTCGCCGTAGGATGTCGCGGCGCGCGGGTGCCCGCACCTCCGAGCGTTCTGTCGCGTCGGAGGGCGTCGGACGGGCGATGTCGCTGGGCAGTCGGTCAGGCCGTCTTGGCGACGCGTTCACCCAGAAACGGCGCGGCTTCCCGTGCGTAGGCCCGCGCCTTGAGGATCACTTCGTCGGGGATCTGCATCACCACGTCGCCGGTCTGCGGATCGGTGACCCGGAAAACGAGGCTCTGGCTCTCCGCATCGCGGATATAGGCCCGCCGATCCGGCTCGGACGGTTTCGCTTCCGTGCTCTCGGGGCTCACCGCCACGGTGACCGCGGGGTCGAGCACGCGGGAGGCGGGAGCCTCGTCGCGAACGGTTTCCCCAACCGGCCGGATGGGGGTGATGGGTGCGGTTGAGACGGGCGGCGTCGAGGCCGCGGCCCTGATCGGGTCCATGGCTGCATTCCTTCGGTTTCGGCGCGAGGCCGGACCTCAGGAGATTGCGTGCAGCGCTACCGGAGTCTTAAGGCCCGCCGGTTGTCCCCCGGGGACGGCCGCCAGCCTCACCGATCCGTAAAGATACCCTGAAGAGTTTTCGCGAATTCGCATCGCTCGATCGGTTCTGCGAGGATGGCCGCCCGCCGGACGGCCATCCCGCATTTCACGCGCGGCTTACTCCGCCGCGTCGACGTAGAGCTTGCCGCCCTCTTCCAGGAACTCCTGCGACTTGGCCGCCATGCCGGCCTGGCGCTCGGCGTCGCTCATCGGTTGGGCTTGGCCGATGACGATGCCGGCCTCCTCCATGGCGAGCACGTCGGCGCGCAGATCCTGCGTGATCTTCATCGAGCAGAATTTCGGGCCGCACATCGAGCAGAAATGGGCGACCTTGTGCGCGTCCTTCGGCAGGGTCTCGTCGTGGTAGGCGCGCGCCGTGTCGGGATCCAGCGAGAGGTTGAACTGGTCCTCCCAACGGAAGTCGAACCGGGCGCGGCTGAGGGCGTCGTCGCGGAGCTGCGCGGCGGGGTGACCCTTGGCGAGGTCGGCGGCGTGCGCGGCGATCTTGTAGGTGATGACGCCGGTCTTCACGTCGTCGCGGTTCGGCAGGCCGAGATGCTCCTTCGGCGTGACGTAGCAGAGCATCGCCGTACCGAACCAGCCGATCATCGCCGCGCCGATGCCCGAGGTGATGTGGTCGTAGCCCGGAGCGATGTCGGTGGTCAGCGGGCCAAGCGTGTAGAACGGCGCCTCGCCGCACTCGCGCAGCTGCTTCTCCATGTTGACCTTGATCTTGTGCATCGGCACGTGGCCGGGGCCCTCGATCATGGTCTGGCAGCCCTTGTCCCAGGCGATCTTGGTGAGCTCACCCAGGGTCTCCAGCTCGGCGAACTGGGCCGCGTCGTTGGCATCCGCGATCGAGCCGGGGCGCAGGCCGTCGCCGAGGGAGAACGACACGTCATAGGCCCGCATGATGTCACAGATCTCGTCGAACCGCTCGTAGAGGAACGATTCGCGGTGCCCGGCGAGGCACCAGCGCGCCATGATCGAGCCGCCGCGCGACACGATGCCGGTGGTGCGCCGCGCGGTGAGCGGCACATGGGCCAGCCGCACGCCGGCATGGATCGTGAAGTAGTCGATGCCCTGCTCGGCCTGCTCGATGAGCGTGTCCTTGAACACCTCCCAATCGAGCTTCAGCGGGTCGCCGCCGACCTTTTCCAGCGCCTGATAGATCGGCACGGTGCCGATCGGGACGGGGGAGTTGCGCACGATCCACGAGCGGATGTTGTGGATGTTGCGCCCCGTCGAGAGGTCCATGACCGTGTCCGCACCCCAGCGGATCGACCAGACCAGTTTTTCGACTTCCTCAGCCGCGGAAGACGTCACCGCCGAGTTGCCGATATTGGCGTTGATTTTCACCAAAAAATTGCGGCCGATCGCCATCGGCTCGAGTTCGAGGTGGTTGATGTTGGCCGGGATGATGGCGCGGCCGCGGGCCACCTCGTCGCGGACGAATTCGGGCGTGATGAAGGGCGGCACCGCCGCGCCGAAGCTGTCGCCGTCGGCGAGCGCGGCTTCCGCCCGCTCCAGCATCTGCGCACGACAGGCGTTCTCGCGATGCGCCACGTAGATCATCTCTTCCGTGATGATCCCGGCGCGGGCGAATTCGTACTGCGTCACCAGCTGCCCCGGCTCGGCCCGGCGGATCGTCCGCTCGGCGGGGCACGGCGCCACGAGCTTGTCGGCGGCCGCGAATCCGTTGTCCTCCGGCTTCACCTCGCGCGGCTTCACCGCCGCGTAGCCGCGCCCGACGATCCACGGCTCGCGGACCGGGGCCAGACCCTTCTCAAGGTCGATGGCCGCATCGGTCTCGGTGTAGGGACCCGACGGGTCGTAGACCCGCACCGGCTCCTCCTTCGGGTCGGAGAGGGCGATCTCCCGATAGGGCACGCGGATGTCGGGGCGGCCGGGCGCCTCCGCATAGACCTTGCGCGAGCCCTGCACGGGGCCGGTGGTCACGCTGGCGGGATTGTTGTTGGGAAGATCTTTGGGACGGACGGGTGCGTTCATCGCTGTCGCTCCTGAAAGGGGAGGCGACCCGTGGTCCCGACGATGGTGCGGCTGACCGATGCTGCCTGTGAGCAGCGGCCACTGGTTCCCGTCCCTCCGCCGGTACGAGCCGGATCAGGTTCAAGGGTCAGGGCGCATGCCCACTCTCAGCCCCATACAGGGCCCCCCTCGGAACGATTCCAACCTCTGCTTCGGCGCGATCCTTGTCAATCCATCGCCGGAACGGGTCGATTCGGAGGAAAGATTTTTCCGTTTCGGAAGACGGCCGCTGTCACGGCGGAAAAGCTTGACCGTTTGCCGGGGATTCGAGACACGGTTTCGACGAAAAACTCACCAATTGAGCCAGGAAGCCCCCTTTGGCGACCCCGCGCTGCGGCTTGGGTGTGGATGACGCCCGGTCTGCGGGTGGCCATGCGCCCGCCTTTTCGCGACACACGATGGCGATGAGCACGGTCATCCCTTTCCGCCGCCCCCCTGCCCCCGCCACGCCGGCCCGCGCCGGCTGCGACGTGGCGGCTGTCGCAGGCGA from the Methylorubrum extorquens genome contains:
- a CDS encoding putative glycosyl transferase (Evidence 3 : Putative function from multiple computational evidences; PubMedId : 11157937; Product type e : enzyme); the protein is MATEGGRLVGELQAKGGIWVPFPANTKNPFAMALNVERLARLCRRENVQILHARSRAPAWVALGAARRLKLPFVTTYHGSYSGRTSVKVLYNSVMARGDVVIANSHYTADLIRRTHPDQAGGRISVIHRGTDLAAFTPSAVAAARVESLRRAWNVAPHERVVLLAARLTAWKGQRVLIEAAARLRELGLTDFAVVLAGDPQGRTAYERELDALIETRGLSGIVRRVGHCTDMPAAFRAASVVAVPSVEPEAFGRSAVEAQALGIPVVVSDLGAVPETVLAPPDVELGQRTGWRVPPGDAAALAEALKDALSLGASARDGLARRAQAHVEANFSLDRMIESTLNVYADLLNRAKT
- a CDS encoding conserved protein of unknown function (Evidence 4 : Unknown function but conserved in other organisms); the encoded protein is MSDPETSPGELPLVTLDIEGPFPRRLAVRVREGEGPPVVWLGGFRSDMRATKAAALDAWAAQNARRMVRFDYSGHGESEGRFEDGTISDWLADACAVIDRYANERPILVGSSMGGWIACLVARERARRGADLGGMVLIAPALDFTEALMWDAFPPEVRQTLERDGVWYRETPYAPKPDPIRMALIEDGRRHLLLDASLELGCPVHILQGMADPDVPYPHALRILERLPAQGTRLTLIKDGDHRLSRPEDIDLLVRTVAAMA
- a CDS encoding conserved protein of unknown function (Evidence 4 : Unknown function but conserved in other organisms), giving the protein MTTATTDLTIDTTANPAIDPAEFAALGEGHIAYVRPIRSDEVRSLFPQAPEMTPGLDLFALLSASGAPILLTDSREVAVANAMAHQLFPVSLH
- the ibpA gene encoding small heat shock protein (Evidence 2b : Function from indirect experimental evidences (e.g. phenotypes); Product type f : factor), which translates into the protein MTRPSPFGYPFLLGFDEIEQALDRVSKAASDGYPPYNIERVTRSEREPGRLRITLAVAGFTQDQLDVSLEENQLVVRGRQVDDKSRHYLHRGIAARQFQRAFLLADGMEVLGAELSNGLLAIDLARPEPERIVRKIAIAAKDP
- a CDS encoding protein of unknown function (Evidence 5 : Unknown function); this encodes MYVSGRAYPTSRVPIKVCKEFQSNSKLLEKAGKRTGISHLSRRNCRFVPNCRSPRFADRMADHP
- a CDS encoding conserved protein of unknown function; putative exported protein (Evidence 4 : Unknown function but conserved in other organisms) gives rise to the protein MSDAGPGRGGIGGRLLAGAVLAAALITAIPVAMAQDATPPAKSDAPALKIELNRLEPAGEACRTYMLVDNSRGPALKSLKVDLFAFDTEGVAQKRLAVELGPVQEKKTVVRLFDFAGLACPKIGRLLLNDVLACEGGDATRETCLERIEPATKTSAAFDR
- the exbD gene encoding uptake of enterobactin; tonB-dependent uptake of B colicins (Evidence 2b : Function from indirect experimental evidences (e.g. phenotypes); PubMedId : 1644779, 2670903; Product type m : membrane component) gives rise to the protein MAMGTARSASDDEDGLDATPMSEINVTPMVDVMLVLLIIFMVAAPLMTTGVPVQLPKTTAAKVAQSQKPLEVSIDKDGNPFIAKDGFTPETILPRLKQLRAENPDQVVLVRGDREVPYGRIMEVMGLVGQAGFTKVSLIAQSAGGAPAPGTPR
- a CDS encoding putative TonB family protein (Evidence 3 : Putative function from multiple computational evidences; Product type t : transporter), which produces MPPMQAPTSAPMPAPVPAYAGQGLPSGPSEGGGQGRLAAAFALALALHAAGLIGITYLHLTPPAPPGEQEITIDLAPQMAEAETQAPAQTAQSEAIPEEAKPEGEPETAEPVETPDEVKPPPPPEMTEVMPEEVQPPPPPPEAVTEVPPDTLPPPPEEQIIASEAQEAEPLAPPPPVVAKVPERPKPDPKIEERRKAALEKKREAEREARRQEILEKKREEAQKEARIKAAKAKAERDAARRAQAAQAGNAQRNSAATSRQSATGTAAAASDPNAMAAWKGSIAATIRGRMNREAAAGTSGGVATVRFTVSRSGAVSGAAVTGSSGVGAIDSAALAAVRGGLPPAPAGVTQPSLAVTVPLRFSPGR
- a CDS encoding putative phosphohydrolase/phosphoesterase (Evidence 3 : Putative function from multiple computational evidences; Product type e : enzyme), giving the protein MTTFFTSDTHFGDPRILRIDRRPFPDLPAHDAALVETWNAVVGPDDTVWHLGDFALGPPPERIAALLGALNGHKHLIVGNNDGPATLSAPGWTSVAHYAETEVEGRRLVLCHYAFRTWNGLGRGAINLHGHSHGRLKPIPRQYDVGVDAQGLAPVTLDQILVSRRGRVSETARRNRAGPDLGRKASAEG
- a CDS encoding protein of unknown function; putative exported protein (Evidence 5 : Unknown function) — encoded protein: MRHLMRHTVFAGLAASLVGVSLVSSALAAPGCLDGRRKIQEASALRYQARQEARLGNHDRVCDTLDEIGDRYHEAQDAFEDCGADIVSIDLRSELRSLRAAKQVNRCD
- a CDS encoding protein of unknown function (Evidence 5 : Unknown function), which produces MIATDNALRQPAAETRTGPSFAAALFGFLGSTVATTMVMFLLSSSV
- a CDS encoding protein of unknown function (Evidence 5 : Unknown function) — translated: MPHRVRNPFQMTNFFLGLMAGCIIAGVVTITAARHPAVQVRLGLVPPAQAAVVVAPRPETPRCPVPKTANQVGNPEMLFSRSRLWSVAP